Genomic window (Caldinitratiruptor microaerophilus):
CGTCGCCTCCGCCACGCGATTCAGGTACTCGCCCAGCTTGTGCAGGGGCTTGTGCAGGCCGGGGGTGTCCAGGAAGACGATCTGGGCCGCCGGCCGGTGCAGCACGCCCAGGATCCGGTTGCGCGTGGTCTGGGGCTTGTCGGACATGATGGCCAGCTTGTGCCCGACCAGGGCGTTGAGCAGGGTCGACTTGCCCACGTTCGGGCGCCCCACGATCCCCACGAAACCGGAGACGAAGGGGCGCTCCTCTCCCCCGGGTCCCGTCACGGGGTCTTCCCTCCCATGTCGCGGGCGGTGAAGAAGCCGGGCAGGAGGTCCCGCACGGTGGTGGCGCGCACGGCCCCGGCGCAGTTCGCCAGGATCACGCGGGCGTCCGGCCCGAACTCTGCCAGCACCTGCCGGCAGGCGCCGCAGGGGCTGACCGGCCCGGGCGTGTCCGCGGCGACCGCGATCGCGGCGATCTCCCGGACCCCCTCGGAGACCGCCCTGAACACGGCGACCCGCTCGGCGCAGCAGGACAGCCCGTACGAGGCGTTTTCCACGTTGCAGCCCGTGAACACGCGGCCGTCGGCCGCCAGCACGGCGGCACCCACCGGGAAGCGGGAGTACGGCACGTAGGCGTGGCGGCGCGCCTCCAGGGCGAGCCGTACCAGTTCGGCATCGGCCGGCAGTTCCATCACAGCGGGCGCCCGCCCGAAGGCACGGGCCGCCCTTCCTCCTCCTGTACACCGGGCATGCGGCGGCTGCGCAGCCGGGCGGCCGCCTCCTCCAGGGCGCGCTCGTGCGCCGGCTCGAGCGGGATCACCCCGCCCGAGACCACGAGCCGCACCGCC
Coding sequences:
- a CDS encoding cytidine deaminase → MELPADAELVRLALEARRHAYVPYSRFPVGAAVLAADGRVFTGCNVENASYGLSCCAERVAVFRAVSEGVREIAAIAVAADTPGPVSPCGACRQVLAEFGPDARVILANCAGAVRATTVRDLLPGFFTARDMGGKTP